Proteins encoded in a region of the Massilia sp. UMI-21 genome:
- a CDS encoding beta-lactamase family protein, translating to MLIRSALCAAVLLLCQPHVVFAADTTLDQPLGKRALEDLSFRVQAAIVPYFPPEAPGATIIVVKNGQTVLRKAYGMADAPRGIKMTPEMALRIGSMTKQFTATAILLLADERKLALEDEITKYLPDYPTQGKKITVEHLLTHTSGIASYTGMPGFAQRAPQDTTVAALIDTFKNEPMQFEPGSTWRYNNSGYYLLGAIIEKVSGQPYHQFLAERIFVPLGMEHTAYEGYERNAWPSAAGHALGAQGFGPARTLGKNQSYAAGELVSTVDDLAKWDAAVGRKLLKPATWQRAFTSYRLTGGKDSHYGYGWEMTLIQGEATIGHSGSTRGFRSYGLRIPSKGVYVAVLTNGDSGTVVPDVVARRAAAAAIGKPLPEFREVRLDAAALDAVAGVYTLDQDTKRVFRRDGEFLALQRPGRGPVTLKAMSANEFFVPETVDWFVFQREGGGSAGKVTGVTYHQDGREQTHVRSGEAPPPRIAAKILDAAFDAHVGHYEMQPGMVLEVQREGSRYFVQPTGQRRLEIFPLSETRFFGRDVDAEISFEGQGLQFKQGGRNFTARRI from the coding sequence ATGTTGATCCGATCCGCCCTCTGCGCCGCCGTGCTGCTGCTGTGCCAGCCGCATGTGGTTTTCGCCGCCGACACCACCCTGGACCAGCCGCTGGGCAAGCGCGCCCTGGAAGACCTGTCCTTCCGCGTGCAGGCGGCCATCGTTCCCTACTTCCCGCCCGAGGCGCCGGGCGCCACCATCATCGTCGTCAAGAACGGCCAGACGGTGCTGCGCAAGGCCTACGGCATGGCGGACGCCCCCCGCGGCATCAAGATGACGCCCGAGATGGCATTGCGCATCGGCTCGATGACCAAGCAGTTCACCGCGACCGCCATCCTGCTGCTGGCGGACGAACGCAAGCTCGCGCTCGAGGACGAGATCACCAAATATTTGCCCGACTATCCGACCCAGGGCAAGAAAATCACCGTCGAGCACCTGTTGACGCATACCTCGGGCATCGCCAGCTACACCGGCATGCCGGGCTTCGCGCAGCGCGCGCCGCAGGACACCACGGTGGCGGCCCTGATCGACACCTTCAAGAACGAACCGATGCAGTTCGAGCCGGGCAGCACCTGGCGCTACAACAACTCCGGCTACTACCTGCTCGGCGCCATCATCGAGAAGGTCTCCGGCCAGCCCTACCACCAGTTCCTCGCGGAGCGCATCTTCGTGCCGCTCGGGATGGAACATACCGCCTACGAGGGCTACGAACGCAACGCGTGGCCGAGCGCCGCTGGCCACGCCCTGGGCGCGCAAGGGTTCGGTCCGGCGCGCACGCTCGGCAAGAACCAGTCCTACGCTGCGGGAGAGCTGGTCTCGACCGTGGACGACCTGGCGAAGTGGGACGCGGCGGTGGGCAGGAAACTGCTCAAGCCGGCCACCTGGCAGCGCGCTTTTACTTCCTACCGGCTGACGGGCGGTAAAGACAGCCACTATGGCTATGGCTGGGAGATGACCCTGATCCAGGGCGAAGCGACCATCGGCCACAGCGGCTCGACCCGGGGCTTTCGCTCCTATGGCCTGCGCATCCCCAGCAAGGGCGTGTATGTGGCGGTGCTGACCAATGGCGATTCGGGCACCGTGGTGCCGGACGTGGTGGCGCGCCGGGCGGCGGCGGCGGCCATCGGCAAGCCGCTGCCGGAATTCAGGGAAGTGCGGCTCGACGCCGCCGCGCTGGATGCGGTGGCGGGCGTCTACACGCTCGACCAGGACACCAAGCGCGTGTTCCGCCGCGACGGCGAGTTCCTCGCGCTGCAGCGTCCAGGGCGCGGACCGGTGACGCTCAAGGCCATGTCGGCCAACGAATTCTTCGTGCCGGAAACGGTGGACTGGTTCGTGTTCCAGCGCGAAGGGGGAGGGAGCGCCGGCAAGGTGACCGGCGTGACCTACCACCAGGACGGACGGGAACAAACCCATGTACGCAGCGGCGAGGCGCCGCCGCCGCGGATCGCGGCGAAGATTCTCGATGCCGCCTTCGACGCGCACGTCGGACACTACGAGATGCAGCCCGGGATGGTGCTGGAAGTCCAGCGCGAAGGCAGCCGTTATTTCGTGCAGCCGACCGGCCAGCGCCGACTGGAGATCTTCCCGCTGAGCGAGACCCGGTTCTTCGGACGCGATGTCGATGCCGAGATCAGCTTCGAGGGGCAAGGCCTGCAGTTCAAGCAGGGCGGGCGCAACTTTACTGCGCGCCGGATTTGA
- a CDS encoding F0F1 ATP synthase subunit alpha produces MQLNSSEISELIKSRIQGLEGSAEVRNQGTVISVADGICRIHGLSDVMQGEMLEFPGNTFGLAMNLERDSVGSVILGAYEHISEGDTVKTTGRILEVPIGPELRGRVVNALGQPIDGKGPINAQLTAPIEKIAPGVIARESVSQPMQTGIKSIDAMVPIGRGQRELIIGDRQTGKSAVAVDAIINQKGQGVTCVYVAIGQKASTIKNIVRSLETHGAMEYTIVVAASASESAAMQYISAYSGCAMGEYFRDRGEDALIVYDDLSKQAVAYRQISLLLRRPPGREAYPGDVFYLHSRLLERAARVNADYVEKFTGGAVTGKTGSLTALPIIETQAGDVSAFVPTNVISITDGQIFLETSLFNAGIRPAINAGISVSRVGGAAQTKVIKNLSGGIRTDLAQYRELAAFAQFASDLDESTRKQLDRGARVTELLKQPQFSPLSTSLMAASLFAVNKGYLDDIEVKKVLPFEHGLHNFLKSGHAALLSKIDETKQLDKDSEAALAAAIADFKKSGAY; encoded by the coding sequence ATGCAACTTAATTCTTCTGAAATCAGCGAACTGATCAAGAGCCGCATCCAGGGTCTGGAAGGTTCGGCTGAAGTTCGCAATCAAGGCACGGTGATCTCCGTGGCCGACGGTATCTGCCGCATCCATGGTCTGTCGGACGTGATGCAGGGCGAGATGCTGGAATTCCCTGGCAACACCTTCGGCCTGGCGATGAACCTCGAGCGCGACTCGGTCGGCTCGGTCATCCTGGGTGCCTACGAGCACATCTCGGAAGGCGACACCGTCAAGACCACCGGCCGCATCCTGGAAGTGCCGATCGGTCCGGAACTGCGTGGCCGCGTGGTCAACGCACTGGGCCAGCCGATCGACGGCAAGGGTCCGATCAATGCACAACTGACCGCACCGATCGAAAAGATCGCACCGGGCGTCATCGCCCGTGAATCGGTCTCGCAGCCGATGCAGACCGGCATCAAGTCGATCGACGCGATGGTGCCGATCGGCCGCGGCCAGCGTGAGCTGATCATTGGCGACCGCCAGACCGGTAAATCGGCTGTCGCAGTCGACGCGATCATCAACCAGAAGGGCCAGGGCGTCACCTGCGTGTACGTCGCGATCGGCCAGAAGGCATCGACCATCAAGAACATCGTGCGTTCGCTGGAAACGCACGGCGCGATGGAATACACCATCGTGGTCGCCGCTTCGGCGTCGGAATCGGCTGCGATGCAGTACATCTCGGCCTACTCGGGCTGCGCGATGGGCGAATACTTCCGCGACCGCGGCGAAGACGCGCTGATCGTGTACGACGACCTGTCGAAGCAGGCTGTCGCTTACCGCCAGATTTCGCTGCTGCTGCGCCGTCCGCCGGGCCGCGAAGCCTACCCGGGCGACGTGTTCTACCTGCACAGCCGTCTGCTCGAGCGCGCAGCACGCGTGAACGCCGACTACGTCGAGAAGTTCACGGGCGGCGCCGTCACCGGCAAGACCGGTTCGCTGACCGCACTGCCGATCATCGAAACCCAGGCAGGTGACGTCTCGGCATTCGTGCCGACCAACGTGATTTCGATTACCGACGGCCAGATCTTCCTGGAGACCTCGCTGTTCAACGCCGGTATCCGTCCTGCGATCAACGCCGGTATCTCGGTGTCGCGCGTCGGTGGCGCAGCCCAGACCAAGGTCATCAAGAACCTGTCGGGCGGTATCCGTACCGACCTGGCCCAGTACCGTGAGCTGGCTGCGTTCGCGCAGTTCGCCTCCGACCTGGACGAATCGACCCGCAAGCAGCTGGACCGCGGCGCCCGTGTGACCGAACTGCTGAAGCAGCCGCAGTTCTCGCCGCTGTCGACCTCGCTGATGGCCGCTTCGCTGTTCGCCGTCAACAAAGGCTACCTGGACGACATCGAAGTCAAGAAAGTCCTGCCGTTCGAGCACGGACTGCACAACTTCCTGAAGTCGGGCCACGCTGCCCTGCTGTCGAAGATTGACGAAACCAAGCAACTGGACAAGGACAGCGAAGCTGCGCTGGCCGCCGCCATTGCTGATTTCAAAAAATCCGGCGCATATTAA
- the atpD gene encoding F0F1 ATP synthase subunit beta, with the protein MADGKIVQCIGAVVDVEFPRNAMPKVYDALKMEGSELTLEVQQQLGDGVVRTIALGSSEGLRRGMIIQNTGNPIMVPVGTPTLGRIMDVLGNPIDECGPVSHERMASIHRDAPAYDELSPSTDLLETGIKVIDLVCPFAKGGKVGLFGGAGVGKTVNMMELINNIAKAHSGLSVFAGVGERTREGNDFYHEMADAKVVDLENPANSKVAMVYGQMNEPPGNRLRVALTGLTMAEAFRDEGKDVLFFVDNIYRYTLAGTEVSALLGRMPSAVGYQPTLAEEMGRLQERITSTKTGSITSIQAVYVPADDLTDPSPATTFAHLDSTVVLSRDIASLGIYPAVDPLDSTSRQLDPLVVGEEHYNTARAVQNTLQRYKELRDIIAILGMDELAPEDKLVVARARKMQRFLSQPFHVAEVFTGAPGKYVSLKDTIKGFKMIASGELDHLPEQAFYMVGTIEEAIEKAKKLAA; encoded by the coding sequence ATGGCTGATGGCAAAATCGTTCAGTGTATCGGCGCAGTGGTCGACGTGGAATTCCCACGTAACGCCATGCCGAAAGTGTACGACGCACTGAAAATGGAAGGTTCGGAACTGACCCTGGAAGTCCAGCAGCAGCTGGGCGACGGCGTGGTCCGTACCATTGCACTGGGCAGCTCGGAAGGCCTGCGTCGCGGCATGATCATCCAGAACACCGGCAACCCGATCATGGTTCCGGTCGGCACCCCGACCCTGGGCCGCATCATGGACGTGCTGGGCAACCCGATCGACGAATGCGGTCCGGTCAGCCACGAGCGCATGGCATCGATCCACCGCGATGCGCCGGCCTACGACGAACTGTCGCCGTCGACCGACCTGCTGGAAACCGGCATCAAGGTCATCGACCTGGTCTGCCCGTTCGCCAAAGGCGGTAAAGTCGGCCTGTTCGGCGGCGCCGGCGTCGGCAAGACCGTCAACATGATGGAACTGATCAACAACATCGCCAAGGCACACTCGGGTCTGTCCGTGTTCGCCGGCGTGGGTGAGCGTACCCGTGAAGGTAACGACTTCTACCACGAGATGGCCGATGCCAAGGTGGTCGACCTGGAAAACCCTGCCAACTCGAAAGTGGCAATGGTCTACGGTCAGATGAACGAACCGCCGGGCAACCGTCTGCGCGTCGCGCTGACCGGCCTGACCATGGCGGAAGCCTTCCGCGATGAAGGCAAGGACGTTCTGTTCTTCGTCGACAACATCTACCGCTACACCCTGGCCGGTACCGAAGTGTCGGCACTGCTGGGCCGTATGCCGTCCGCGGTGGGCTACCAGCCGACCCTGGCCGAAGAAATGGGCCGCCTGCAAGAGCGCATCACCTCGACCAAGACCGGTTCGATCACCTCGATCCAGGCCGTGTACGTCCCTGCGGATGACTTGACCGACCCGTCGCCGGCCACCACCTTCGCCCACCTGGACTCGACCGTCGTTCTGTCGCGTGACATCGCTTCGCTGGGTATCTACCCGGCAGTCGATCCGCTCGACTCGACCTCGCGCCAGCTGGACCCGCTGGTCGTCGGTGAAGAGCACTACAACACCGCGCGCGCCGTGCAGAACACCCTGCAGCGCTACAAGGAACTGCGTGACATCATCGCGATTCTGGGCATGGACGAACTGGCGCCGGAAGACAAGCTGGTCGTCGCACGCGCTCGTAAGATGCAGCGTTTCCTGTCGCAGCCGTTCCACGTCGCCGAAGTCTTCACCGGCGCACCAGGCAAGTACGTTTCGCTGAAAGACACGATCAAGGGCTTCAAGATGATCGCGTCGGGCGAACTGGACCACCTGCCGGAGCAGGCCTTCTACATGGTCGGCACCATCGAGGAAGCGATCGAGAAGGCCAAGAAACTGGCTGCCTAA
- a CDS encoding F0F1 ATP synthase subunit delta, whose amino-acid sequence MAELATVARPYAEALFRVAQSGDMAAWSAVTAELGQIGANSEVQAFASNPKVTTAQLADTIASLVKSPLNAEAKNFIAMLADNGRVNLLPEIAAQFAALKNANEGAADAAIFSAFEISGDQLSQLVAKLEQKFGRKLNPTVTVDPSLIGGVRVVVGDEVLDTSVRAKLQQMHVALAS is encoded by the coding sequence ATGGCTGAACTCGCAACCGTCGCCCGTCCTTACGCCGAAGCGCTGTTCCGTGTTGCCCAGTCGGGCGACATGGCCGCCTGGTCGGCCGTCACCGCCGAGCTGGGCCAGATCGGCGCCAATTCGGAAGTGCAGGCTTTCGCCAGCAACCCGAAGGTCACCACCGCCCAGCTGGCCGACACGATTGCGTCCCTGGTCAAGTCGCCGCTGAACGCTGAAGCGAAGAACTTTATCGCGATGCTGGCCGATAACGGCCGCGTCAACCTGCTGCCCGAAATCGCCGCCCAGTTCGCGGCACTGAAGAACGCCAACGAAGGTGCCGCCGATGCGGCGATCTTCAGCGCCTTCGAGATCTCGGGTGACCAGCTGTCGCAGCTGGTCGCCAAGCTGGAACAGAAATTTGGCCGCAAGCTGAACCCAACGGTGACAGTGGATCCTTCGCTGATCGGTGGTGTGCGCGTGGTCGTCGGCGACGAAGTGCTCGATACCTCGGTACGCGCCAAGCTGCAACAGATGCATGTTGCGCTGGCCTCGTAA
- the atpG gene encoding F0F1 ATP synthase subunit gamma encodes MAVGKEIRGKIKSVENTKKITKAMEMVAASKMRKAQDRMRAARPYSEKVRSITANLAGANPEYTHPFMAQAKDVKANAVGFIVVTTDKGLCGGMNTNVLRQVTMKAREMEQAGKRVEAVAIGNKGLGFLNRMGMKLVSQATQLGDTPHLDKLIGPVKVMLDAYQEGKLDAVYLCYTKFINTMKQEPMVEQLLPLPAKHMEAEAGGHSWDYIYEPEAAVVIDELLVRYVEALVYQAVAENLASEQSARMVAMKAASDNAGSVISDLKLVYNKTRQAAITKELSEIVSGAAAV; translated from the coding sequence ATGGCAGTAGGCAAAGAGATTCGTGGCAAGATCAAGAGCGTAGAAAATACGAAGAAGATCACCAAGGCGATGGAAATGGTCGCGGCATCGAAAATGCGCAAGGCGCAGGATCGCATGCGCGCCGCCCGTCCCTACAGTGAGAAGGTTCGTAGCATCACCGCCAATCTTGCCGGCGCAAACCCGGAGTACACCCACCCGTTCATGGCGCAAGCCAAGGATGTGAAGGCGAATGCCGTCGGCTTCATCGTCGTCACGACCGACAAGGGTCTGTGCGGCGGCATGAACACCAACGTGCTGCGCCAGGTGACCATGAAGGCGCGCGAAATGGAACAGGCAGGCAAGCGTGTCGAGGCAGTTGCCATCGGCAACAAGGGCCTGGGTTTCCTGAACCGCATGGGCATGAAGCTGGTCTCGCAAGCGACCCAGCTGGGCGACACCCCGCACCTGGACAAGCTGATCGGCCCGGTCAAAGTGATGCTGGACGCGTACCAGGAAGGCAAGCTCGACGCTGTCTACCTGTGCTACACCAAGTTCATCAACACGATGAAGCAGGAACCGATGGTCGAGCAACTGCTGCCGCTGCCCGCAAAGCACATGGAAGCGGAAGCTGGCGGACACAGCTGGGACTACATCTACGAACCGGAAGCGGCCGTCGTCATCGACGAACTGCTGGTGCGTTACGTGGAAGCGCTGGTGTACCAGGCGGTTGCAGAAAACCTGGCGTCCGAGCAATCGGCGCGCATGGTCGCGATGAAGGCCGCGAGCGATAACGCCGGCAGTGTCATCAGCGACCTGAAGCTGGTCTACAACAAGACCCGCCAGGCGGCGATTACCAAAGAACTCTCCGAGATCGTCTCGGGCGCAGCAGCTGTCTAA
- the atpB gene encoding F0F1 ATP synthase subunit A yields the protein MATPIEGAAHAPTASEYIKHHLGHLSNQHQHGPVDFSVIHYDTLFWSIAMGVLGCLIMWMAARKATSGVPGRFQAAVEMLVEMVEDQSKSIVHGDRSFIAPAALTVFVWVALMNSLDFLPVDMFSFAFAAFGVEHLFPYHRVVPTADLNGTIGISLGVLLLMLYYGIKIKGFGGWIHELFAAPFGIWMAPFNLLLNIIEYAAKMVSLGMRLFGNMFAGELLFLLIALLGSTATIFGFVGQVIAGSIWAIFHILIVFLQAFIFMMLTLVYLGQAHEGH from the coding sequence ATGGCGACTCCAATCGAAGGCGCAGCGCACGCGCCCACCGCTTCAGAATACATCAAGCACCACCTGGGCCATCTGTCGAACCAGCATCAGCACGGTCCGGTTGATTTTTCGGTCATCCACTACGACACCCTGTTCTGGTCGATCGCCATGGGCGTGCTCGGCTGCCTGATCATGTGGATGGCAGCACGTAAAGCCACCTCGGGCGTGCCAGGCCGTTTCCAGGCTGCCGTCGAGATGCTGGTCGAGATGGTCGAAGACCAGTCGAAGTCGATCGTCCATGGCGACCGCAGCTTCATCGCACCAGCCGCACTGACCGTGTTTGTCTGGGTTGCCCTGATGAACTCGCTGGACTTCCTGCCGGTCGACATGTTCTCGTTTGCCTTCGCCGCCTTCGGCGTGGAGCACCTGTTCCCGTATCACCGCGTGGTTCCGACCGCCGACCTGAACGGCACCATCGGCATTTCGCTCGGCGTGCTGCTCCTGATGCTGTACTACGGCATCAAGATCAAGGGCTTCGGCGGCTGGATCCACGAACTGTTCGCAGCACCGTTTGGCATCTGGATGGCGCCGTTCAACCTGCTCCTGAACATCATCGAATACGCAGCAAAAATGGTGTCGCTCGGTATGCGACTGTTCGGCAACATGTTCGCCGGCGAGCTGCTGTTCCTATTGATCGCTTTGCTTGGTTCGACCGCCACCATCTTCGGTTTCGTCGGCCAGGTAATTGCAGGCTCGATCTGGGCGATCTTCCACATCCTGATCGTGTTCCTGCAGGCATTCATCTTCATGATGCTGACGCTGGTGTATCTCGGTCAGGCCCATGAAGGCCACTGA
- the atpE gene encoding F0F1 ATP synthase subunit C codes for MTDLSFVALACGLIIGLGAIGACIGIALMGGKYLEASARQPELMNTLQTKMFLLAGLIDAAFLIGVGIAMLFAFANPFTG; via the coding sequence ATGACTGACCTTTCTTTTGTTGCACTGGCTTGCGGTTTGATCATCGGCCTCGGCGCTATCGGTGCTTGCATCGGTATCGCACTGATGGGCGGTAAATACCTCGAAGCTTCTGCACGTCAGCCAGAACTGATGAACACCCTGCAGACCAAGATGTTCCTGCTGGCTGGTCTGATCGACGCGGCATTCCTGATCGGTGTCGGTATCGCCATGCTGTTCGCCTTCGCGAACCCGTTCACCGGCTAA
- a CDS encoding ParB/RepB/Spo0J family partition protein, with amino-acid sequence MASKKLKGLGRGLDALLGGDSQPAPVKAPSSLKIDQIQAGKYQPRTRMDETSLSELAASIKTQGIMQPVLVRPLGEGAQVPYEIIAGERRFRAAQMAGLDEIPVLVRDVDDQSAAAMALIENIQREDLNPLEEAQGIQRLINDFSFTHEQAAAAVGRSRSAVSNLLRLINLAQPVQTMLMAGDIDMGHARALLAVDSAEQITLATQVIAKRLSVRETEKLVARALEEQSSPAVAARAKDKPGDIVRLEEELSDKLATPVVFKMGAKGKGQLIIDFADLDILDGVLARLRA; translated from the coding sequence ATGGCAAGCAAAAAACTCAAGGGCCTCGGACGCGGCCTCGACGCGCTGCTCGGCGGCGACAGCCAGCCGGCCCCGGTGAAAGCGCCTTCTTCCTTGAAGATCGACCAGATCCAGGCCGGCAAGTACCAGCCGCGTACGCGCATGGACGAAACCTCGCTCAGCGAACTGGCCGCCTCGATCAAGACCCAGGGCATCATGCAGCCGGTGCTGGTGCGTCCGCTGGGGGAGGGCGCCCAGGTGCCGTACGAGATCATTGCCGGCGAGCGCCGCTTCCGCGCGGCCCAAATGGCCGGGCTCGACGAGATCCCGGTGCTGGTGCGCGACGTCGACGACCAGTCCGCCGCGGCCATGGCCCTGATCGAGAACATCCAGCGCGAAGACCTGAACCCGCTCGAAGAGGCGCAGGGCATCCAGCGCCTGATCAACGACTTCAGCTTTACCCACGAGCAGGCCGCCGCCGCGGTCGGCCGCTCGCGCAGCGCCGTCTCGAACCTGCTGCGCCTGATTAACCTGGCCCAGCCGGTGCAAACCATGCTGATGGCCGGCGACATCGACATGGGCCACGCGCGCGCGCTGCTGGCGGTCGACAGTGCCGAACAGATCACCCTGGCCACCCAGGTGATCGCCAAGCGCCTGTCGGTACGCGAAACCGAAAAGCTGGTGGCCCGCGCGCTCGAAGAGCAGTCGAGCCCGGCGGTTGCGGCGCGCGCCAAGGACAAGCCGGGCGACATCGTGCGCCTGGAAGAGGAACTGTCGGACAAGCTGGCGACGCCGGTGGTATTCAAGATGGGCGCCAAGGGTAAAGGCCAGCTGATCATCGACTTCGCCGACCTCGACATCCTGGATGGTGTGCTGGCCCGCCTGCGCGCCTGA
- a CDS encoding F0F1 ATP synthase subunit epsilon encodes MANTIQVDVVSAEESIFSGQAEFVALPGEAGELGIYPKHTPLITRIRPGAVRIQVAGGGEEFVFVAGGILEVQPNGVTVLADTAIRGGDLDEAKALEAKKQAEELMLNKESKIDYAKAQAEMAAAIAQLAAIQKLRTRGR; translated from the coding sequence ATGGCAAATACGATTCAAGTGGACGTGGTCTCGGCCGAAGAGAGTATCTTCTCCGGCCAGGCCGAATTCGTCGCGCTGCCGGGTGAAGCGGGTGAGCTGGGTATCTACCCGAAGCACACCCCCCTCATCACGCGCATCAGGCCAGGTGCTGTACGGATCCAGGTCGCCGGCGGCGGCGAAGAGTTCGTCTTCGTCGCAGGCGGTATCCTCGAAGTGCAGCCGAACGGCGTGACCGTGCTGGCCGACACCGCGATCCGCGGTGGCGACCTGGACGAAGCGAAGGCACTGGAAGCAAAGAAGCAGGCCGAAGAGCTGATGCTGAACAAGGAATCGAAGATCGACTACGCGAAAGCCCAGGCCGAAATGGCCGCGGCGATCGCGCAGCTGGCGGCGATCCAGAAGCTGCGCACGCGCGGACGCTAA
- a CDS encoding F0F1 ATP synthase subunit B, protein MNLNATMFAQLVVFLILAAFTMKFVWPPLMKALDERAERIANGLAAADRGKADLAAAEKRVQAEMAGARDEVQKRITDAEKRAAQIIDAAKATAAEEAARIVAAAHADAEQQVTRAREELRGQVAALAVQGAEQILKREVNPAVHADLLSQLSTEL, encoded by the coding sequence GTGAACCTTAACGCAACGATGTTTGCACAGCTCGTGGTCTTCCTCATCCTGGCCGCCTTCACGATGAAATTCGTGTGGCCGCCGCTGATGAAAGCACTCGACGAGCGTGCTGAGAGGATTGCGAATGGCCTGGCAGCCGCCGACCGTGGCAAGGCCGACCTGGCCGCCGCCGAAAAGCGCGTGCAGGCCGAAATGGCCGGCGCCCGTGACGAAGTCCAGAAGCGCATCACCGACGCCGAAAAGCGCGCTGCCCAGATCATCGACGCAGCCAAGGCGACCGCCGCCGAAGAAGCCGCCCGTATCGTCGCTGCCGCCCACGCCGACGCCGAGCAGCAAGTGACCCGCGCCCGCGAAGAACTGCGTGGCCAGGTGGCCGCACTGGCAGTGCAAGGCGCCGAGCAGATCCTGAAGCGTGAAGTGAACCCAGCGGTCCACGCCGACCTGCTGTCGCAACTGTCGACCGAGCTCTGA
- a CDS encoding ATP synthase subunit I, translating into MLRIVSLQLIATAVAGAIAALLGGWSAMFSAVLGGLCCVVPNGIMAVRLFASAQRAGGASPATFFIWEFIKIALTLVLLGATAWLYHDLNWLALLAGFIVALKSYIFLLFRH; encoded by the coding sequence ATGTTGCGCATCGTCTCCCTGCAATTGATTGCAACAGCAGTCGCCGGCGCCATCGCCGCACTGCTGGGGGGATGGTCTGCGATGTTTTCGGCAGTACTGGGCGGTTTGTGTTGTGTAGTGCCCAACGGCATCATGGCAGTACGGCTGTTCGCCAGCGCCCAACGGGCCGGTGGCGCCAGTCCTGCAACATTCTTCATCTGGGAATTTATAAAGATTGCTCTAACGCTGGTGCTGCTGGGTGCTACCGCGTGGCTGTACCACGATCTGAACTGGCTGGCGCTACTTGCCGGGTTCATCGTGGCGCTGAAAAGTTACATATTCTTATTATTTAGGCACTGA
- a CDS encoding ParA family protein yields MAKIFCVANQKGGVGKTTTTVNLSAGLAKLNQRVLLVDLDPQGNATMGAGINKAALEGSIYQVLLGELDVTAARQRSEAGRFDVLPANRELAGAEVEMVALENRERRLKEALAAVDQDYDFILVDCPPALSLLTLNGLCAAHGVIIPMQCEYYALEGLSDLVNTIKKVHANLNTDLRIIGLLRVMFDPRMTLSQQVSSQLEQHFGDKVFKTIIPRNVRLAEAPSYGMPGVVFDPSSKGAQAYIAFGAEMVERIKTM; encoded by the coding sequence ATGGCGAAGATTTTTTGCGTAGCGAACCAGAAGGGCGGGGTCGGGAAGACCACCACCACCGTCAACCTGTCGGCAGGCCTGGCCAAGCTGAACCAGCGCGTGCTGCTGGTCGACCTCGACCCGCAGGGCAATGCCACGATGGGCGCGGGCATCAACAAGGCCGCGCTCGAAGGCTCGATCTACCAGGTACTGCTGGGCGAGCTCGACGTGACCGCCGCGCGCCAGCGCTCGGAGGCAGGGCGCTTCGACGTGCTGCCCGCCAACCGCGAGCTGGCCGGCGCCGAGGTCGAGATGGTCGCCCTGGAAAACCGCGAGCGCCGTCTCAAGGAAGCGCTGGCGGCGGTGGACCAGGATTACGACTTCATCCTGGTCGACTGCCCGCCCGCGCTGTCGCTGCTGACCCTGAACGGACTGTGCGCGGCGCACGGCGTGATCATCCCGATGCAGTGCGAGTACTACGCGCTCGAAGGACTGTCCGACCTGGTCAACACGATCAAGAAGGTGCATGCCAACCTGAACACCGACCTGCGCATCATCGGTTTGCTGCGGGTGATGTTCGATCCGCGCATGACCTTGTCGCAGCAGGTGTCGAGCCAGCTCGAACAGCACTTCGGCGACAAGGTCTTCAAGACCATCATTCCGCGCAACGTGCGTCTGGCCGAAGCGCCGTCCTACGGCATGCCGGGCGTGGTGTTCGATCCGTCCTCGAAGGGCGCGCAGGCGTACATCGCCTTCGGCGCGGAGATGGTCGAGCGCATCAAGACGATGTGA